The Aminithiophilus ramosus genome contains a region encoding:
- a CDS encoding YwbE family protein has translation MRTLEGTIRAHVRPGLRVRVVQKADQATGRLTEGVVRDLLTKSPTHPHGIKVRLEGGLVGRVKEILG, from the coding sequence GTGAGAACGCTGGAGGGAACGATCAGGGCCCATGTCCGCCCCGGCCTGAGAGTCCGCGTCGTCCAGAAGGCCGACCAGGCCACGGGGCGCCTCACGGAGGGCGTCGTCAGAGACCTGCTCACCAAAAGTCCCACCCACCCTCACGGCATCAAGGTGAGGCTCGAAGGGGGTCTCGTCGGTCGGGTGAAGGAGATCCTCGGCTGA
- a CDS encoding phenylacetate--CoA ligase family protein, with product MDIVELCRLALERVPAYGDYVEKRCGRRPEIRSPEEVKSLPLTSKADYIKAYPLEALCIDGTLRGKHVLCRSSGTKGKPFFWPQLPEQERYVADWLYSDLDEAFSISSRPLFAVVSLALGSWISGELTSWGLRNLAVQRGGLTLVTPGLDMDEAVDMLEAFAGKFEGTVLYSYPPFARTILERAAARDLPLAAYRMGLRLAGEGYSERYRDHLNRLMGYDEGNLHSIVSGYGSTDFGSLGKETPLSIAIRRLLHERGLARAVLGRDEIPSLCQYDPSVFHVELEGEELVVSRYQAVPLLRYRSGDRASLIAYGEMMERLASVGVDPLRLLAERGGDPSRVRDLPFVLVWGRIDGGVSFFGANVLVEQVREIVEGQEAFRSCCTGQFQIRKKEAADLDPVLEILLEPRRGGEGDAAALSDLMASCLAAASAEYAVVREKQGSKALPRLRFVDDREMFGGTKFRYVG from the coding sequence TTGGACATCGTCGAACTCTGCCGGCTGGCCCTGGAGCGGGTTCCCGCCTACGGCGACTACGTCGAAAAACGATGCGGCCGCCGTCCCGAAATCAGGAGCCCCGAGGAGGTCAAAAGTCTCCCGCTGACGTCGAAGGCCGACTACATCAAGGCCTACCCGCTGGAAGCTCTCTGCATCGACGGCACGCTGAGGGGAAAGCACGTCCTCTGCCGCAGCTCGGGGACGAAGGGCAAGCCCTTCTTCTGGCCCCAGCTTCCCGAGCAGGAGCGCTACGTCGCCGACTGGCTCTACAGCGATCTCGACGAGGCCTTCTCCATCTCGAGCCGCCCCCTTTTCGCCGTCGTCTCTTTGGCCCTGGGGTCCTGGATCAGCGGCGAGCTGACCTCCTGGGGGCTCCGCAACCTGGCCGTCCAGAGGGGCGGACTGACCCTCGTCACGCCGGGACTCGACATGGACGAGGCCGTCGACATGCTCGAGGCCTTCGCCGGGAAGTTCGAGGGGACGGTCCTCTACAGCTATCCCCCCTTCGCCCGGACCATCCTCGAACGGGCCGCCGCCCGGGACCTTCCCCTGGCCGCCTACCGCATGGGACTTCGTCTGGCCGGCGAGGGGTACAGCGAACGCTACCGCGACCACCTCAACCGGCTCATGGGCTACGACGAGGGGAACCTCCACAGCATCGTCTCCGGCTACGGCTCGACCGATTTCGGCAGCCTGGGCAAGGAGACGCCCCTGTCCATCGCCATCCGCCGCCTCCTCCACGAGAGGGGCCTGGCCAGGGCCGTCCTGGGGCGGGACGAGATCCCCTCCCTCTGTCAGTACGACCCTTCCGTCTTCCACGTCGAGCTCGAGGGGGAGGAACTCGTCGTCTCCCGCTACCAGGCCGTCCCCCTCCTGCGCTACCGCAGCGGCGACAGGGCCAGCCTCATCGCCTACGGCGAGATGATGGAGCGCCTCGCCTCTGTCGGGGTCGATCCCCTGAGGCTGCTGGCCGAGAGGGGCGGCGACCCCTCCCGCGTCCGCGATCTGCCCTTCGTCCTCGTCTGGGGGCGCATCGACGGCGGCGTCTCCTTCTTCGGCGCCAACGTCCTCGTCGAGCAGGTCCGGGAGATCGTCGAGGGACAGGAGGCCTTCCGGTCCTGCTGCACGGGGCAGTTCCAGATCCGCAAAAAAGAGGCGGCCGACCTGGACCCCGTCCTGGAGATCCTCCTCGAACCCCGTCGCGGCGGCGAGGGCGACGCCGCGGCTCTTTCGGATCTGATGGCCTCCTGCCTGGCCGCCGCCAGCGCCGAATACGCCGTCGTCCGCGAGAAGCAGGGCTCCAAGGCCCTGCCTCGGCTGCGCTTCGTCGACGACAGGGAGATGTTCGGCGGGACCAAGTTCCGCTACGTCGGCTAG
- a CDS encoding gamma-glutamyltransferase family protein: MQIDALTYRYPSRRNVVFASRGMVATSHPLAAQAGLEILKKGGNAVDAALATAAALTVVEPTSNGLGGDAFALVWHEGRLEGLNGSGPAPSGLDAGPFRAGGLKALPAYGWPAVTVPGLPATWGALSKRYGRLSLKEVLAPAAACAEEGHPVAPNVARLWHRAASLFGTNLRGDLFRPWFETFCPGGRPPRPGELFRNPDQARTLAALAETKGRDFYEGELARRIVAFAEATGGYLKPGDLAAFEPQWVEPLGVDYRGYRVWEIPPNGQGLVVLMALKILEGFEFAHRDDPRTFHLQLEAMKLAFADGARHIADRRFADVPVEELLGDAHAARRRALVAEDEARPPRADLTDQGGTVYLAAADGEGMMVSYIQSNFWGFGSGLVVPGTGVALHNRGLGFSLEKDHPNVLEPGKRPYHTIIPGFLTCRGEAVGPFGVMGAFMQPQGHVQVVMNSVDFGLNPQEALDAPRWQWTSGKTVEVEPGFPHPAALDLARRGHDVRQALESTSFGRGQIIWRSDEGSLAGGTEPRADGTIAAW, translated from the coding sequence GTGCAGATCGACGCCCTCACCTATCGCTATCCCTCGCGGCGGAACGTCGTCTTCGCCTCGCGGGGCATGGTGGCCACGAGCCATCCCCTGGCGGCCCAGGCCGGACTGGAGATTCTGAAAAAGGGGGGCAACGCCGTCGACGCCGCCCTGGCCACGGCCGCCGCCCTGACCGTCGTCGAGCCCACGTCGAACGGCCTGGGCGGAGACGCCTTCGCCCTCGTCTGGCACGAGGGACGCCTCGAGGGCCTCAACGGAAGCGGTCCCGCTCCGTCGGGCCTCGACGCCGGGCCCTTCCGGGCCGGAGGGCTGAAGGCCCTGCCCGCCTACGGCTGGCCGGCCGTCACCGTCCCCGGCCTTCCGGCGACGTGGGGGGCCCTCTCGAAACGCTACGGCCGCCTCTCCCTCAAGGAGGTCCTGGCCCCGGCCGCGGCCTGCGCCGAGGAGGGCCATCCCGTGGCGCCCAACGTGGCCCGCCTCTGGCACAGGGCGGCCTCCCTCTTCGGCACGAACCTCAGGGGAGATCTCTTCCGCCCCTGGTTCGAGACCTTCTGTCCCGGCGGCAGGCCGCCACGGCCGGGCGAGCTCTTTCGCAACCCCGATCAGGCCCGGACCCTGGCCGCCCTGGCCGAGACGAAGGGACGGGATTTCTACGAGGGGGAGCTGGCCCGGCGGATCGTCGCCTTCGCCGAGGCGACGGGAGGCTACCTGAAGCCGGGCGATCTGGCCGCCTTCGAGCCCCAGTGGGTCGAACCCCTGGGCGTCGACTATCGGGGCTACAGGGTCTGGGAGATCCCTCCCAACGGCCAGGGCCTCGTCGTCCTCATGGCCCTCAAGATCCTCGAGGGCTTCGAGTTCGCCCACCGCGACGACCCGCGGACCTTCCATCTCCAGCTGGAGGCGATGAAGCTGGCCTTCGCCGACGGGGCCCGCCACATCGCCGACAGGCGTTTCGCCGACGTCCCCGTCGAGGAGCTCCTCGGCGACGCCCACGCCGCCAGGCGGCGGGCCCTCGTCGCCGAGGACGAGGCCCGTCCCCCTCGGGCCGACCTGACCGACCAGGGAGGAACGGTCTACCTGGCCGCCGCCGACGGCGAGGGGATGATGGTCTCCTACATCCAGAGCAACTTCTGGGGCTTCGGCTCGGGCCTCGTCGTCCCCGGAACGGGAGTGGCCCTCCACAACCGGGGACTGGGATTCAGCCTCGAAAAGGACCACCCCAACGTCCTCGAGCCGGGCAAACGTCCCTACCACACCATCATCCCCGGATTCCTGACCTGCCGAGGCGAGGCCGTCGGCCCCTTCGGCGTCATGGGCGCCTTCATGCAGCCTCAGGGCCACGTCCAGGTCGTCATGAACAGCGTCGACTTCGGCCTCAACCCCCAGGAGGCCCTCGACGCCCCCCGCTGGCAGTGGACGTCGGGCAAGACCGTCGAAGTCGAGCCGGGCTTTCCCCATCCGGCGGCCCTCGATCTGGCCCGGCGCGGCCACGACGTGAGGCAGGCCCTGGAATCGACCTCTTTCGGGCGGGGGCAGATCATCTGGCGCAGCGACGAGGGAAGCCTCGCCGGAGGGACGGAGCCGAGGGCCGACGGCACCATCGCCGCCTGGTAG
- a CDS encoding DMT family transporter, which produces MDKKLSSFQTLVADGAMVLIALVWGGGYPVTDYLLQHLSPLWVLAFRFSISSVLLTLLFHRRLARLERSDLFGGALVGLLVALLFLCHVWGLKLSTPGKQAFIAGTNVVIVPFLFALIYRRLPSSWALAGATATTAGLLVMAFSPGMRFNAGDALSAAMAFLIALHFIAIGFFSRRMDPLALTVIQIDVACLVLVLSALAVEPFPGLRLALPLWGAILFVSLGATVLAFLVQTVAQRYTPETHAAILLALESPFGFLLAILMGRDSWNVQFALGGLLVMAGVILAEWESLASPGPLRPKGEK; this is translated from the coding sequence ATGGATAAGAAACTGTCGTCGTTCCAGACTCTCGTCGCCGACGGGGCCATGGTCCTCATCGCCCTCGTCTGGGGCGGCGGCTATCCCGTCACGGACTATCTCCTCCAGCACCTCTCCCCCCTCTGGGTGCTGGCCTTCCGCTTTTCCATCAGCTCCGTCCTGCTGACCCTTCTCTTCCACCGACGTCTGGCGCGCCTGGAAAGGAGCGATCTTTTCGGCGGCGCCCTGGTGGGGCTCCTCGTCGCCCTCCTCTTCCTCTGTCACGTCTGGGGACTCAAGCTCTCGACGCCGGGCAAGCAGGCCTTCATCGCCGGGACCAACGTCGTCATCGTCCCCTTCCTCTTCGCCCTCATCTACCGCCGCCTGCCCTCTTCCTGGGCCCTGGCCGGGGCGACGGCGACGACGGCGGGCCTTCTCGTCATGGCCTTCTCGCCGGGCATGCGCTTCAACGCCGGAGACGCCCTCTCGGCCGCCATGGCCTTCCTCATCGCCCTCCACTTCATCGCCATCGGCTTCTTCAGCCGCCGCATGGACCCCCTGGCTCTGACGGTGATCCAGATCGACGTGGCCTGCCTGGTCCTCGTCCTGTCGGCTCTGGCCGTGGAGCCCTTCCCCGGCCTGCGCCTGGCCTTGCCCCTTTGGGGCGCGATCCTCTTCGTCTCCCTGGGGGCGACGGTCCTGGCCTTTCTCGTCCAGACCGTGGCCCAGCGCTACACGCCGGAGACGCACGCCGCCATCCTCCTGGCCCTGGAGAGTCCCTTCGGCTTCCTGCTGGCCATTCTCATGGGGCGCGACAGCTGGAACGTCCAGTTCGCCCTCGGCGGTCTCCTCGTCATGGCCGGCGTGATCCTCGCCGAGTGGGAGTCCCTTGCCTCTCCGGGGCCCCTCCGGCCGAAAGGGGAAAAATGA
- a CDS encoding DMT family transporter — protein sequence MDRSHRKGLFAVAFAGLLWALLAPAGKMLIQDGVEAPTIAFFRVITVLALTGPFLFLFRRQAFRVTPSQLGFLFLYGGVGVAASYVGYLMSLHWLSVPFALLLHYTFPIMTLLGASLITGERPLKGQLFAALFILSGVALPMIGSDSSLSGCFSLPGLLWGLLAAMAMAMQSLFGRLTGKGGAPFSTETLFFYAHLFAGIVLGLGKTVGQGWSDLALVGGRQWLLIATLGVFGSLLPYAVFYFGLRHVDASTASLAATVEIVGGVALTAFILGQIPQETEVWGCLAIIVGLVLNARAPLREG from the coding sequence GTGGATCGTTCCCATCGGAAAGGCCTTTTCGCCGTGGCCTTCGCCGGGCTTCTCTGGGCCCTGCTGGCCCCGGCGGGGAAGATGCTCATTCAAGACGGCGTCGAGGCGCCGACGATCGCCTTTTTCCGCGTCATCACCGTTCTCGCCCTGACCGGACCCTTTCTGTTCCTCTTTCGCCGTCAGGCCTTTCGGGTCACTCCGTCCCAGCTGGGCTTCCTCTTCCTCTACGGAGGCGTGGGCGTCGCCGCCAGCTACGTGGGCTACCTCATGTCCCTTCACTGGCTCTCCGTCCCCTTCGCCCTCCTTCTTCACTACACCTTCCCCATCATGACCCTCCTGGGGGCCTCGCTGATCACGGGAGAGCGTCCGCTGAAGGGCCAGCTTTTCGCGGCCCTCTTCATCCTCTCCGGCGTGGCTCTTCCCATGATCGGCTCCGATTCCTCCCTGTCGGGCTGTTTCTCCCTCCCCGGTCTGCTCTGGGGGCTTCTCGCCGCCATGGCCATGGCCATGCAGTCCCTCTTCGGACGTCTGACCGGCAAGGGGGGGGCGCCCTTCTCGACGGAGACCCTCTTTTTCTACGCCCACCTTTTCGCCGGAATCGTCCTCGGCCTGGGCAAGACGGTGGGACAGGGCTGGTCCGACCTGGCCCTCGTCGGTGGCCGCCAGTGGCTTCTCATCGCCACTCTGGGCGTCTTCGGCAGCCTTCTGCCCTACGCCGTCTTCTACTTCGGCCTGCGCCACGTCGACGCCTCGACGGCCAGCCTGGCCGCCACGGTCGAGATCGTCGGCGGCGTGGCCCTGACGGCCTTCATCCTGGGCCAGATCCCCCAGGAAACGGAGGTCTGGGGCTGCCTGGCCATCATCGTCGGCCTCGTCCTCAATGCCCGGGCCCCCCTGAGGGAGGGCTGA
- a CDS encoding cation diffusion facilitator family transporter: protein MGSEQSGSGASSFLKARADRAFAVSLLGLGANLFLAVLKFTAGFLGRSVAVTADGVNSLSDCVTDVVALVGFRFVARPVDASHDYGHGKVETLTAALVGFSLLAVAALLFRTGIARIVLIVGGQLPPRPTAVALGAALVSIVLKEGLFRYTRGASERLNSPALRAKAWDHRSDVLASAVTFFGIGGAMLFGPKALILDPLAALVVAVAVARVAWSVVRGSLNELLEASLSAETEAAMKALIVAVDGVEGAHNLRTRSIGCQIAVDVHILVRPELTVVEAHDITVDVERRLREVFGEETFITLHVEPLTGLGLAGSPELDDGHDGREGGPSHFDGL, encoded by the coding sequence TTGGGCTCTGAACAGTCCGGTTCGGGTGCCTCCTCTTTCCTGAAGGCCCGGGCCGACAGGGCCTTTGCCGTCTCTCTGCTGGGGCTGGGTGCCAACCTCTTCCTGGCCGTCCTCAAGTTCACCGCCGGCTTCCTGGGCCGAAGCGTGGCCGTCACGGCCGACGGCGTCAACTCCCTGTCCGATTGCGTCACCGATGTCGTCGCCCTCGTCGGCTTCCGCTTCGTGGCCCGCCCCGTCGATGCCTCCCACGACTACGGTCACGGCAAGGTGGAGACTCTGACGGCCGCTCTCGTCGGCTTTTCTCTTTTGGCCGTCGCCGCCCTCCTTTTCCGGACGGGCATCGCACGGATCGTTCTCATCGTCGGCGGCCAACTTCCCCCGCGGCCGACGGCCGTCGCCCTCGGGGCGGCCCTCGTCTCCATCGTCCTCAAGGAGGGGCTTTTCCGCTACACCCGCGGGGCCTCGGAACGCCTCAACAGCCCTGCCCTGAGGGCCAAGGCCTGGGATCACCGTTCCGATGTCCTCGCCTCGGCCGTCACCTTCTTCGGCATCGGCGGCGCCATGCTCTTCGGACCGAAGGCCCTGATCCTCGATCCTCTGGCGGCCCTCGTCGTCGCCGTCGCCGTCGCCCGCGTCGCCTGGTCCGTCGTCAGGGGCTCGCTGAACGAGCTCCTCGAGGCTTCGCTCAGCGCCGAGACGGAGGCGGCCATGAAAGCCCTCATCGTCGCCGTCGACGGCGTCGAGGGGGCCCACAACCTGCGGACCCGCTCCATCGGCTGTCAGATCGCCGTCGACGTCCATATCCTGGTCCGCCCCGAGCTGACCGTCGTCGAGGCCCACGACATCACCGTCGATGTCGAGCGGCGCCTGCGGGAGGTCTTCGGCGAGGAGACCTTCATCACCCTTCACGTCGAGCCGCTGACGGGGCTGGGCCTGGCCGGATCGCCCGAGCTCGACGACGGCCATGACGGACGGGAAGGGGGGCCCTCTCACTTCGACGGGCTCTGA
- a CDS encoding M23 family metallopeptidase: MRVSFPRPPLGRLALLAALPLLFQTSPAAAELPWKEYSLLPGETAQEVALRFSLSEADLLWANDFRRGGDLEAGMTLLVPRSGEELLATLLEVRARSRGETTEALHAERKGFTFPILEMQAAAASPVAPSTESRSHQKEQAFIWPLKGEVSSGFGRRGRSFHNGIDIPAPKGSPIVAARSGRVVFVGSIRGFGKTIRVDHGNGVETLYAHCTALLAKKGEWVRQGQKIATVGRTGRATCNHLHFSVFVGGKARDPQGFLP, from the coding sequence ATGAGAGTGTCGTTTCCCCGTCCCCCCCTCGGGCGTCTCGCCCTCCTGGCCGCCCTTCCCCTTCTGTTTCAGACATCGCCCGCCGCCGCGGAGCTTCCCTGGAAGGAATACAGCCTTCTGCCGGGGGAGACGGCCCAGGAGGTGGCCCTCCGCTTCTCCCTCTCCGAGGCCGATCTCCTCTGGGCCAACGACTTCCGTCGGGGCGGGGACCTCGAGGCGGGCATGACGCTTCTCGTCCCCCGCTCCGGAGAGGAGCTCCTGGCCACCCTGCTGGAGGTCCGTGCCCGCAGCCGAGGCGAGACGACGGAAGCACTCCACGCCGAGAGGAAGGGTTTCACCTTCCCCATCCTCGAGATGCAGGCCGCGGCCGCCTCTCCCGTCGCGCCCTCGACCGAGTCCCGGTCCCATCAGAAGGAGCAGGCCTTCATCTGGCCCCTCAAGGGAGAGGTCAGCTCCGGTTTCGGCAGGCGGGGCCGTTCCTTCCACAACGGCATCGACATCCCCGCCCCCAAGGGATCGCCCATCGTGGCCGCCCGTTCGGGACGGGTCGTCTTCGTCGGTTCCATCCGCGGCTTCGGCAAGACGATCCGCGTCGACCACGGAAACGGAGTGGAGACGCTCTACGCCCACTGCACGGCCCTTCTCGCCAAGAAGGGCGAGTGGGTCCGCCAGGGGCAGAAGATCGCCACCGTGGGGCGCACGGGCCGGGCCACCTGCAATCACCTCCACTTCTCCGTCTTCGTCGGCGGCAAGGCCCGCGATCCCCAGGGCTTCCTGCCCTGA
- the yedE gene encoding YedE family putative selenium transporter → MKSLNGILMSRLGPIVTGAVVGILAPLLVWKGNPGNMGICVACFTRDIAGALGLHRAAVVQYLRPEIPGFILGSFVSALAFGEYRPRSGSSPVIRFFLGLFAMIGALIFLGCPWRAYLRLAGGDWNALAGIAGLLAGIAIGIAFLWKGFSLGRSHGSEKGSGLAMPVAALALLALLVLAPVFGEEGKSAVFFSASGPGSQHAPLAMALGVGLVVGWMAQRSRFCTVGALRDLVMLRDSHLASGVAAFVAAAFVTSLALGLFKPGFEGQPVAHTSQTWNFLGMVLSGLAFTLAGGCPGRQLIMSGEGDGDAAVFVLGMLVGAAVAHNFNLASSPAGATPFTSGAFVTGMAFCLSVGFLMRQKI, encoded by the coding sequence ATGAAGAGCCTCAACGGCATCCTGATGTCCCGTCTCGGCCCGATCGTCACGGGAGCGGTCGTCGGCATCCTGGCTCCCCTTCTCGTCTGGAAGGGGAACCCCGGCAACATGGGAATCTGCGTCGCCTGCTTCACCCGCGACATCGCCGGCGCCCTGGGGCTGCACCGGGCCGCCGTCGTCCAGTACCTGCGCCCCGAGATTCCGGGCTTCATCCTCGGTTCCTTCGTCTCGGCCCTCGCCTTCGGCGAGTACCGTCCCCGGTCGGGCTCGTCGCCGGTGATCCGTTTCTTTCTGGGCCTCTTCGCCATGATCGGCGCCCTCATCTTCCTCGGCTGTCCCTGGCGAGCCTATCTTCGCCTGGCCGGAGGGGACTGGAACGCCCTGGCCGGCATCGCCGGACTGCTGGCCGGCATCGCCATAGGCATCGCCTTCCTCTGGAAGGGATTCAGCCTTGGCCGGAGCCACGGCTCGGAAAAGGGATCGGGGCTGGCCATGCCCGTCGCCGCCCTGGCCCTGCTGGCCCTTCTCGTCCTGGCTCCCGTCTTCGGTGAAGAGGGAAAGAGCGCCGTCTTCTTCTCCGCAAGCGGCCCCGGATCGCAGCACGCGCCCCTGGCCATGGCCCTCGGCGTGGGCCTTGTCGTCGGCTGGATGGCCCAGAGAAGCCGATTTTGCACCGTCGGCGCCCTCCGCGATCTCGTCATGCTCCGCGATTCCCACCTGGCGAGCGGCGTGGCCGCCTTCGTCGCCGCCGCCTTCGTCACGAGCCTGGCCCTGGGGCTCTTCAAGCCCGGATTCGAGGGACAGCCCGTGGCCCACACGTCCCAGACATGGAACTTCCTCGGCATGGTCCTCTCGGGCCTGGCCTTCACCCTGGCCGGAGGCTGTCCCGGCCGTCAGCTCATCATGAGCGGCGAAGGCGACGGCGACGCCGCCGTCTTCGTCCTGGGCATGCTCGTCGGAGCCGCCGTGGCCCACAACTTCAACCTGGCCAGCTCCCCGGCAGGGGCCACGCCCTTCACTTCAGGAGCCTTCGTCACGGGAATGGCCTTCTGTCTTTCCGTCGGCTTCCTGATGCGCCAGAAGATCTGA
- a CDS encoding sulfurtransferase TusA family protein, whose translation MSDHLVVDARGLSCPQPVLRTREALAGRTAGAVEILVDTVTSRENVSRFARNQGWQCRSEEQKDGTYRVIATR comes from the coding sequence ATGAGCGACCATCTTGTCGTCGATGCCCGGGGGCTTTCCTGCCCCCAGCCCGTTCTGCGGACCCGAGAGGCCCTGGCCGGCAGGACCGCCGGCGCCGTCGAGATTCTCGTCGACACCGTCACGTCCCGGGAGAACGTGAGCCGCTTCGCCCGCAACCAGGGGTGGCAGTGCCGCAGCGAGGAGCAAAAGGACGGGACCTACCGCGTCATCGCCACGCGGTAG
- a CDS encoding type 1 periplasmic-binding domain-containing protein: MRALSLVVVSVVLTVVVALGAQLLLRDIDRGIPVALIFEEEGSGASLGRRLQQTLLRIIDDAREQKIARYQPLVFSSVNLDEAVRQAVEAGAVAILGGGTSTFTGRLLLAAEKGHISCVSPRANSRRLALSGDRLFRVLASTGARRAGRFAREQGFHDFVVLADGNNYQYVDSFLPDFVETLGEAPLDVIRLERGLERAQIIHLLDHHPRMKGALLLLPDFFSALAVQLLRDFWPGLQIYVSDWGVSSRTSSLAGSPGDGVWGLSFFAPETEPHLEALSSRLKALYGERPPFELLGPAHAALAMVDQAVSVGGPLRGGVAAALSAMRHVDRWGWDFPLDEAGDGAQPLHLLELRQGRWRTFEIVPPLAFPEVSSDSFSP; the protein is encoded by the coding sequence TTGCGCGCCCTTTCGCTCGTCGTCGTCTCCGTCGTCCTGACCGTCGTCGTCGCCCTCGGAGCGCAGCTGCTCCTTCGGGACATCGACAGGGGAATTCCCGTAGCCCTCATCTTCGAGGAAGAGGGGAGCGGCGCGTCGCTGGGCCGGAGGTTGCAGCAGACCCTCCTGCGGATCATCGACGACGCCCGGGAACAGAAGATCGCCCGCTACCAGCCGCTGGTTTTCTCCTCCGTGAACCTCGACGAGGCCGTGCGACAGGCCGTCGAGGCCGGGGCCGTGGCCATCCTGGGAGGGGGAACGTCGACCTTCACGGGGCGTCTCCTTCTCGCCGCCGAGAAGGGGCATATCTCCTGCGTCTCGCCGAGGGCCAACTCCCGCCGCCTCGCCCTCTCGGGCGACCGTCTCTTCCGGGTCCTGGCCAGCACGGGAGCCCGGAGGGCGGGCCGGTTCGCCCGCGAGCAGGGCTTTCACGACTTCGTCGTTCTGGCCGACGGCAACAACTACCAGTACGTCGATTCCTTCCTCCCCGATTTCGTCGAAACCCTCGGCGAGGCCCCCCTCGACGTCATCCGTCTGGAACGTGGGCTGGAACGGGCCCAGATCATCCATCTGCTGGATCACCACCCCCGGATGAAGGGAGCCCTGCTGCTTCTGCCCGATTTCTTCTCCGCCCTGGCCGTTCAGCTTTTGCGCGATTTCTGGCCGGGCCTTCAGATCTACGTCTCCGACTGGGGCGTCTCGTCCCGCACCTCCTCTTTGGCGGGAAGCCCCGGCGACGGCGTCTGGGGGCTCTCCTTCTTCGCCCCCGAGACGGAGCCTCATCTCGAAGCCCTCTCTTCCCGCCTGAAGGCGCTTTACGGCGAACGTCCTCCCTTCGAGCTGCTCGGTCCGGCCCATGCCGCCCTGGCCATGGTCGATCAGGCCGTGTCCGTCGGCGGCCCCCTCCGGGGCGGCGTTGCGGCGGCCCTGTCGGCGATGAGGCACGTCGACCGCTGGGGATGGGATTTCCCCCTCGACGAGGCGGGCGACGGCGCGCAGCCCCTTCACCTCCTCGAGCTGCGCCAGGGGCGGTGGCGGACCTTCGAGATCGTGCCCCCTCTGGCGTTTCCGGAGGTCTCCTCAGACTCCTTCTCCCCTTGA
- a CDS encoding putative DNA modification/repair radical SAM protein, which yields MDGERKLAVLGEAARHDVSCSSSGSARRGAFPGGICHSWTADGRCVSLLKVLLSNRCRYDCAYCANRASADVERTEFAPAELAELTVAFHRRNYIEGLFLSSAVVVSPDATMERIVATLRLLRTVHRFRGYIHAKVIPGADRDLVRLAALYADRVSVNIELPSEASLLRLAPQKSGPSILGPMATLATTLAEGAEARRRSPKAPPVAVGQSTQLIVGASPETDRTILTLTQALYRKFHLSRVYYSAYVPVGSSPFLPGPEKAPPLRREHRLYQADWLLRLYGFDVDELVDEGSPLLDDDLDPKARWALNHLERFPLEVNDADYSQLLRVPGLGRTTARRIVEARRTRRLDADALPRLGLALKRARHFLTCDGRFLGDGPLDAARLRRRLSDGPDGESRQLRLFP from the coding sequence ATGGATGGGGAGAGAAAACTGGCCGTTCTGGGCGAGGCGGCCCGCCACGACGTCTCCTGCTCCTCCAGCGGAAGCGCCCGCAGGGGAGCCTTCCCCGGGGGGATCTGCCACAGCTGGACTGCCGACGGCCGCTGCGTGAGCCTTCTCAAAGTGCTTCTCAGCAACCGCTGCCGCTACGACTGCGCCTACTGCGCCAACCGGGCCTCGGCCGACGTGGAGAGGACCGAGTTCGCTCCCGCCGAGCTGGCCGAGCTGACCGTGGCCTTCCACCGCCGCAACTACATCGAGGGGCTCTTCCTCAGCTCGGCCGTCGTCGTCTCTCCCGACGCCACGATGGAGCGCATCGTCGCCACCCTCAGGCTGCTGCGCACCGTCCACCGCTTCAGGGGCTACATCCACGCCAAGGTCATCCCCGGCGCCGACAGGGACCTCGTCCGCCTCGCCGCCCTCTACGCCGACCGGGTCAGCGTCAACATCGAGCTCCCCTCGGAGGCGAGTCTTCTCCGGCTGGCCCCTCAGAAGAGCGGCCCCTCCATCCTGGGACCCATGGCCACTCTGGCGACGACGCTGGCCGAGGGGGCCGAGGCGCGGCGCCGGTCGCCGAAGGCGCCTCCCGTGGCCGTCGGCCAGAGCACGCAGCTCATCGTCGGCGCCTCGCCCGAGACGGACCGGACCATCCTCACTTTGACTCAGGCCCTCTACCGCAAGTTCCATCTGAGCCGCGTCTACTACTCGGCCTACGTCCCCGTGGGCTCCAGCCCCTTCCTGCCCGGCCCCGAAAAGGCCCCTCCCCTGCGGCGGGAGCATCGCCTCTACCAGGCCGACTGGCTCCTGCGCCTTTACGGCTTCGACGTCGACGAACTGGTCGACGAAGGGTCGCCCCTTCTCGACGACGATCTCGACCCCAAGGCCCGATGGGCCCTGAACCACCTGGAGCGCTTCCCGCTGGAGGTGAACGACGCCGACTACTCCCAGCTGCTGCGCGTTCCCGGCCTGGGACGGACGACGGCCCGACGCATCGTCGAGGCCCGCCGGACGAGGCGCCTCGACGCCGACGCCCTCCCCCGCCTCGGCCTGGCCCTCAAGCGGGCCCGTCACTTCCTGACCTGCGACGGCCGATTCCTCGGCGACGGTCCTCTCGACGCGGCCCGGCTCCGACGACGTCTCTCCGACGGCCCCGACGGGGAGAGCCGCCAGCTCCGCCTCTTCCCATGA